In Arthrobacter sp. SLBN-112, a genomic segment contains:
- a CDS encoding LacI family DNA-binding transcriptional regulator yields MAKKPTLRDLSEATGLSSYTVSRALSNGADVSEASRKLVLKAARELGYVPNRAAQELRKKSRSSIAVITASTSNYYYLDLMKGIQRVLRGSSRNAVVADIAAEGVYTPEVEDATIQDLIQSRTAGIITTLTLSKENVKLLESWDIPVVFVDSAPPEDATQVPSILTDNYAASMKAGAHLAQHGRMDWLFLAYPGRWSTRAERERGLREAATKYGAVLRVLETENDSDSAYKTLSTYLGNPGQVLPEAIIAGNNPLLHGVLTVLQQREIAVPTQVALIAFDEFAWAPLLDPPLTVVDEDSESIGVLAAQTLTRILDGQLEAERRGEPPVPDYRPEDRREVTADLIVRQSCGC; encoded by the coding sequence ATGGCCAAGAAGCCCACCTTGCGGGATCTGAGCGAAGCGACGGGTCTGTCTTCCTACACGGTTTCGCGCGCTCTGAGCAACGGCGCCGATGTTTCGGAGGCGAGCCGGAAGCTGGTGCTGAAGGCCGCACGGGAGCTTGGGTATGTCCCGAACCGTGCCGCGCAGGAGCTTCGCAAGAAATCGCGCAGTTCGATCGCGGTCATCACGGCGAGCACCTCGAACTACTACTACCTGGACCTGATGAAGGGCATCCAGCGGGTCCTTCGCGGATCCAGCCGGAATGCCGTCGTCGCCGATATCGCCGCGGAAGGTGTGTACACGCCCGAGGTGGAAGATGCGACCATTCAGGATTTGATCCAGTCGCGGACGGCTGGCATCATCACCACGCTGACGCTGAGCAAGGAGAACGTCAAACTCCTCGAAAGCTGGGACATCCCGGTGGTTTTCGTGGACTCGGCGCCGCCGGAGGACGCCACACAGGTTCCGAGCATTCTCACGGATAACTATGCGGCGAGCATGAAAGCCGGAGCCCACCTCGCCCAGCACGGGCGTATGGATTGGCTTTTCCTGGCCTATCCGGGGCGCTGGTCCACGCGGGCGGAGCGGGAGCGTGGACTCCGTGAAGCGGCCACGAAGTACGGGGCCGTGCTGCGCGTACTGGAGACGGAAAACGACTCCGACTCGGCGTATAAGACGCTGTCCACCTACCTGGGCAACCCCGGGCAAGTCCTGCCCGAGGCGATCATCGCGGGAAACAACCCCCTGCTGCACGGTGTCTTGACCGTGCTCCAGCAACGTGAAATTGCTGTCCCCACCCAGGTGGCGCTCATAGCGTTTGATGAGTTCGCCTGGGCGCCCTTGCTGGATCCGCCACTGACGGTGGTGGATGAAGACAGCGAATCAATCGGCGTTCTGGCCGCGCAGACGCTGACCCGGATTCTGGACGGACAACTGGAGGCCGAACGGCGGGGCGAGCCCCCCGTTCCCGACTACCGTCCTGAGGACCGCCGGGAGGTGACCGCGGATTTGATCGTGCGCCAGTCTTGCGGATGCTGA